The following proteins come from a genomic window of Rhodoligotrophos sp. CJ14:
- a CDS encoding low molecular weight protein-tyrosine-phosphatase, translating into MQQVLFVCLGNICRSPLAAEAFRVEAQRCGMNSLRVDSAGISSWHIREKPDRRALSAGLARGLDISGHRSRLIGPNDFIVSDIILALDEEVYGSLVGMTDCQCVNKIRLLMDFAERTTEREVPTPYFGDEADFELMLDLIQDGVCGLAAYLKSLRA; encoded by the coding sequence ATGCAACAGGTATTGTTTGTCTGCCTCGGAAACATCTGCCGATCTCCTTTAGCCGCTGAGGCGTTTCGCGTAGAAGCCCAGCGCTGCGGAATGAATTCGCTCAGGGTTGATTCGGCGGGCATCAGCTCTTGGCATATCCGGGAGAAACCCGATCGGCGAGCCCTGAGTGCCGGCCTCGCGCGCGGGCTCGATATTTCGGGCCATCGCTCGCGCCTGATCGGTCCCAATGACTTCATCGTCTCGGACATTATTCTGGCCCTGGACGAAGAAGTCTATGGCTCGCTGGTTGGCATGACCGATTGCCAATGCGTCAACAAAATCCGGCTGCTCATGGACTTTGCGGAGAGAACGACAGAGCGTGAGGTGCCCACCCCCTATTTCGGCGATGAGGCCGATTTCGAGCTGATGCTCGATCTCATCCAGGATGGGGTCTGCGGCCTTGCTGCCTATCTCAAGTCGCTGAGAGCGTAA
- a CDS encoding electron transfer flavoprotein subunit alpha/FixB family protein, with protein MTTLLIAEHDNANLKDATHKALTAASQIGNEVHVLVAGNNAEAVAKQAAALPGVAKVLQVNDGGLERPLAEAMADLIVGLAGNYDVLIAPATSNGKNFMPRVAALLDVMQVSDITAVKGQDTFERPIYAGNAVETVQSTDSKRVITVRTSAFQAAPAEGGSAAIEQIGAPGSSGLSEYVSENLSKSDRPELTSARIVISGGRGMQSGENFALLEKVADRLGAAVGASRAAVDAGFVPNNYQVGQTGKVVSPELYIAVGISGAIQHLAGMKDSKVIVAINKDEEAPIFQVADYGYVGDLFQAMPELDAELEKAGY; from the coding sequence ATGACCACCCTTTTGATCGCTGAGCACGACAACGCGAACCTCAAGGACGCAACCCACAAGGCGCTGACCGCTGCGAGCCAGATCGGCAACGAGGTTCACGTTCTGGTGGCCGGCAACAATGCTGAGGCGGTGGCCAAGCAGGCTGCCGCGCTGCCCGGCGTTGCCAAGGTCCTGCAGGTCAACGATGGCGGTCTCGAGCGCCCGCTCGCCGAGGCCATGGCCGACCTGATCGTCGGACTTGCCGGCAATTACGACGTTTTGATTGCCCCCGCGACCTCCAATGGCAAGAACTTCATGCCGCGTGTCGCGGCGCTGCTGGATGTCATGCAGGTGTCCGATATCACCGCCGTGAAGGGACAGGACACCTTCGAGCGCCCGATCTACGCTGGCAATGCCGTTGAGACGGTGCAGAGCACCGACAGCAAGCGCGTGATCACCGTCAGAACCTCTGCCTTCCAGGCAGCTCCGGCCGAGGGCGGTTCCGCTGCAATCGAGCAGATCGGCGCGCCCGGATCCAGCGGACTTTCGGAATATGTCTCCGAGAATCTGTCGAAATCGGATCGCCCGGAGCTCACTTCGGCACGGATCGTCATCTCCGGCGGTCGTGGCATGCAGTCGGGTGAGAACTTCGCGCTTCTGGAAAAGGTCGCCGACCGTCTGGGTGCCGCAGTTGGCGCATCGCGCGCTGCCGTGGATGCTGGTTTCGTTCCCAACAACTACCAGGTTGGTCAGACCGGCAAGGTGGTCTCGCCCGAGCTTTACATTGCCGTTGGCATCTCAGGCGCCATTCAGCACCTGGCGGGCATGAAGGACTCCAAGGTGATCGTCGCGATCAACAAGGACGAAGAAGCACCGATCTTCCAAGTGGCTGATTATGGCTATGTCGGCGATCTCTTCCAGGCTATGCCGGAGCTGGATGCCGAGCTTGAGAAGGCCGGGTACTGA
- a CDS encoding electron transfer flavoprotein subunit beta/FixA family protein — MKVLVAIKRVVDYNVKIRVKSDGSGVELANVKMSMNPFDEIAVEEAVRLKEAGKATEIVAVSIGPQQAQETIRTALAMGADRGILVKHDGVVEPLAVAKILKGVVEQEQPGLVILGKQAIDDDANQTGQMLAALLKWPQATFCSKIELTDGGATITREIDGGLQTLNVKAPFIATTDLRLNQPRYASLPNIMKAKKKPIDEKTPADFGVDTTPRLKVLNTSEPPKRQGGVKVGSVAELVSKLKNEAGVI, encoded by the coding sequence ATGAAGGTATTGGTAGCGATCAAGAGGGTCGTCGACTACAACGTCAAGATAAGGGTCAAGTCCGACGGCTCTGGCGTCGAATTGGCCAATGTGAAGATGTCGATGAACCCATTCGACGAAATCGCCGTCGAGGAAGCGGTTCGTTTGAAGGAAGCTGGTAAGGCGACCGAGATCGTTGCCGTATCCATTGGTCCGCAGCAGGCCCAGGAGACCATCAGGACCGCTCTGGCTATGGGCGCCGATCGCGGCATTCTGGTGAAGCATGACGGTGTCGTCGAGCCACTCGCGGTCGCCAAGATCCTTAAGGGCGTGGTCGAACAGGAGCAGCCGGGCCTGGTGATCCTTGGCAAGCAGGCCATCGACGACGATGCGAACCAGACCGGGCAGATGCTGGCCGCGCTTCTGAAATGGCCGCAGGCGACATTTTGCTCAAAAATCGAGCTCACTGACGGTGGCGCAACCATCACCCGCGAGATCGATGGCGGGCTGCAGACCCTGAACGTGAAGGCGCCCTTCATTGCCACGACTGATCTTCGCTTGAACCAGCCGCGCTATGCGTCGCTGCCGAACATCATGAAGGCCAAGAAGAAGCCCATCGATGAGAAGACGCCTGCCGATTTCGGCGTGGATACGACGCCTCGGCTCAAGGTGCTGAACACGAGCGAGCCGCCGAAGCGGCAGGGCGGTGTCAAGGTCGGCTCCGTCGCCGAGCTCGTCAGCAAGCTGAAGAACGAAGCGGGAGTGATCTGA
- a CDS encoding cob(I)yrinic acid a,c-diamide adenosyltransferase, with the protein MVVLNKIYTRTGDDGTTALSTGERLPKSHLRIEAYGTVDETNATIGVARAHLSLPHHAELDPMLESIQNDLFDLGADLCTPDRGEPLPYEPLRIVSSQVERLEKQIDTLNAELSPLRSFVLPAGHPAAAALHVSRTVCRRAERLVVQLASLDGETVGDPALRYINRLSDFLFVASRWINARGPGDVLWTPGANR; encoded by the coding sequence ATGGTTGTCCTGAATAAGATCTACACCCGCACCGGGGATGACGGCACGACGGCCCTTTCGACTGGTGAACGGCTTCCTAAATCCCATCTTCGCATTGAAGCTTATGGCACCGTGGATGAAACCAACGCCACAATTGGCGTTGCCCGGGCTCATCTCTCTTTGCCCCATCATGCCGAACTCGATCCCATGCTGGAATCCATCCAGAATGATCTCTTTGACCTCGGTGCTGACCTGTGCACCCCGGACCGCGGCGAGCCGCTTCCCTATGAACCACTCCGGATCGTATCCTCGCAGGTCGAGCGGCTGGAGAAGCAAATAGACACTCTGAACGCGGAACTTTCGCCGCTTCGTTCCTTCGTGCTCCCGGCCGGTCATCCCGCCGCCGCGGCCCTCCATGTCAGCCGGACCGTCTGCCGCCGCGCCGAGCGTCTGGTGGTGCAGCTGGCGAGCCTTGATGGCGAGACGGTCGGCGATCCGGCTTTGCGCTACATCAACCGCCTGTCGGATTTTCTGTTTGTGGCCAGCCGCTGGATAAACGCCAGAGGTCCGGGCGATGTCCTGTGGACTCCCGGCGCAAACCGGTAG
- a CDS encoding 3-hydroxybutyryl-CoA dehydrogenase, with product MMDIRRVGVIGAGQMGNGIAHVCALAGHDVYLNDLTRETIESALATINGNMARQVRNGRISEDDRRSALGRIHIAETLEGLEPCDLIIESASEDEQVKRKIFGQLCPVVRPDAIVATNTSSISITRLAAATDRPERFMGIHFMNPVPVMELVELIRGIATDDETFHTVRHFTIGLGKTIAVAEDFPAFIVNRILLPMINEAVYTLYEGVGTVEAIDTAMKLGAHHPMGPLELADFIGLDTCLSIMQVLYEGLADSKYRPCPLLVKYVEAGWLGRKTQRGFYDYRGEKPIPTR from the coding sequence ATGATGGATATCCGCAGGGTTGGCGTGATTGGTGCTGGTCAGATGGGCAATGGTATTGCCCATGTCTGTGCGCTGGCGGGTCACGATGTCTATCTCAACGACCTGACGCGGGAGACGATCGAGTCGGCGCTGGCCACGATCAACGGCAACATGGCGCGGCAGGTTCGCAATGGCCGCATCTCCGAGGATGACCGCAGGAGCGCGCTGGGACGCATCCATATCGCCGAGACGCTCGAGGGTCTTGAGCCCTGTGATCTGATCATCGAATCGGCCAGTGAGGACGAGCAGGTCAAGCGGAAGATTTTCGGTCAGCTTTGCCCGGTCGTCCGGCCTGATGCCATCGTCGCCACCAACACGTCGTCGATCTCCATCACACGTCTGGCTGCTGCGACGGACCGCCCCGAGCGCTTCATGGGCATCCACTTCATGAATCCGGTGCCGGTGATGGAGCTGGTGGAGCTTATCCGCGGTATTGCCACCGATGATGAGACCTTCCACACCGTCCGCCATTTCACCATTGGCTTGGGCAAGACCATCGCCGTTGCTGAAGATTTCCCGGCCTTCATCGTTAATCGCATTCTGCTGCCGATGATAAATGAGGCGGTTTACACCCTTTATGAAGGGGTCGGGACCGTCGAGGCTATCGATACCGCGATGAAGCTGGGCGCCCATCATCCCATGGGCCCCTTGGAGCTCGCCGATTTCATCGGGCTTGATACCTGCCTGTCCATTATGCAGGTGCTGTATGAGGGACTGGCCGATTCGAAGTACCGGCCCTGTCCGCTTCTGGTGAAATATGTTGAGGCGGGCTGGCTCGGGCGTAAGACGCAGCGAGGCTTCTATGATTATCGCGGCGAGAAGCCGATTCCGACGCGTTGA